A stretch of the Bacillus sp. FJAT-18017 genome encodes the following:
- the nfsA gene encoding oxygen-insensitive NADPH nitroreductase: MRNETINLLQSHRSIRRYKPDPIPEDVLTEILACAQWAPSSHNVQAYSIIVVDDQDKKEKLSEIAGNQKYVAACPVFLVFCADFYRLSLTCEMWDTKFEINEVENVLVAAVDTALAAENTFIAAKAYGLGGVMIGGIRNNPDEVKNLLGLPPYTIPMMGMCLGYPDQEPWQKPRTPKGAVVHYNHYKPKEDILEGLATYEEISSEYYTRRTNGLRTDGWTKQMAEYLSKPRRVHLKNFIKKQGFNFD, encoded by the coding sequence TTGCGAAATGAAACGATAAATCTGCTCCAAAGTCATCGATCCATCCGAAGATATAAACCTGATCCGATTCCTGAAGATGTTCTTACGGAAATTCTTGCTTGTGCCCAATGGGCTCCGTCATCCCATAATGTACAGGCATACAGTATTATTGTTGTAGATGATCAGGATAAAAAGGAAAAACTGTCCGAAATAGCGGGGAACCAAAAGTACGTAGCGGCCTGTCCTGTTTTTTTAGTGTTTTGCGCGGACTTTTATCGTCTCAGCCTAACGTGTGAAATGTGGGATACAAAATTTGAAATAAATGAGGTTGAAAACGTATTGGTCGCAGCGGTTGACACTGCGCTTGCTGCCGAAAATACCTTTATTGCTGCAAAGGCTTACGGTTTGGGTGGTGTGATGATAGGGGGAATTCGCAATAATCCTGATGAGGTAAAAAATCTGTTAGGGCTTCCGCCATATACTATTCCCATGATGGGGATGTGCCTAGGTTACCCTGACCAGGAACCGTGGCAAAAGCCAAGGACTCCCAAAGGAGCGGTTGTTCATTATAACCACTATAAGCCGAAGGAAGATATTCTCGAAGGGTTGGCCACTTATGAAGAAATTTCGTCTGAATACTACACAAGAAGAACAAATGGTTTACGCACCGATGGGTGGACGAAACAAATGGCTGAATACTTAAGTAAACCACGGCGTGTACATTTAAAGAATTTTATAAAAAAACAGGGCTTTAATTTTGATTAA
- a CDS encoding IclR family transcriptional regulator: protein MEWLKRFTEVMDCISEHPIDGIGISDLSRETNLSKSTIHRMLSSMVQHQLVTQNFHTKNYMMGPKAMFWGSRFLRSQDPIGLMGQYCEEVSRATGLYSYLSRFQGDQVYCIHTHQPSDLRNKFFVHVGQRMPFYCTAASKAILAYKEQNIIDSCLAKESIRPITPHTLTDIGALKHELSRVLDQGVAFCLQELEVGVSAISVPIFHEDRETSLSISVVGENIYIEQEEDAIIRELKAVSQKASEHLKSMHLLTSIKL, encoded by the coding sequence ATGGAGTGGTTAAAACGTTTTACGGAGGTTATGGATTGCATAAGTGAACACCCGATTGATGGAATAGGCATCAGCGATCTGTCAAGAGAAACCAATCTCAGCAAAAGTACAATCCACCGGATGCTTTCCAGCATGGTCCAGCACCAACTCGTGACGCAAAATTTTCACACGAAAAACTATATGATGGGTCCTAAGGCGATGTTTTGGGGAAGCCGTTTCCTGCGTTCACAGGATCCCATTGGTTTGATGGGGCAGTATTGCGAGGAAGTTTCTAGAGCAACTGGCCTATATTCGTACTTAAGCAGATTCCAGGGTGATCAGGTCTATTGTATCCATACGCACCAGCCTTCCGATTTGCGCAATAAGTTTTTCGTGCATGTTGGCCAGCGGATGCCCTTTTATTGCACTGCAGCTTCAAAAGCGATTCTGGCCTATAAAGAACAAAACATCATCGATTCCTGCCTTGCGAAGGAATCGATTAGGCCAATTACTCCTCATACATTGACGGATATTGGAGCATTGAAACATGAGCTAAGCAGGGTCCTTGATCAAGGGGTGGCTTTCTGTCTGCAGGAGTTGGAAGTTGGCGTTTCTGCGATTTCTGTCCCTATTTTCCATGAAGACAGGGAAACATCGTTGAGCATTAGTGTTGTGGGAGAGAACATCTATATAGAACAGGAAGAGGATGCCATCATCCGAGAATTAAAAGCTGTATCGCAAAAAGCAAGTGAGCATTTAAAATCCATGCATTTGCTTACCTCCATCAAACTGTAA
- a CDS encoding M20 family metallo-hydrolase — MDKRKRYETLLAKINQYNSGQKGITRIAYSNEEQACTHALMRMCKDARMSVKLDNAGNLIARRDGKNNTLPPVVIGSHIDSVYDGGKYDGVVGVAAGLEIINRLNDRGITTEHPIELISFACEESARFGVATLGSKAMAGRIDKGKYRTLKDRDGITIEKAFSLCALDFDSINEAHREKENFKAFFEMHIEQGPVLETEQKKIGIVTGIAAPARFIVTISGKASHSGTTPMDMRQDALLGAAEIALELEKAAKKEADFGTVATVGVLAVHPGAMNVIPGEVEMKIDIRSSSLESRHRVLDRLHETLATVQKERQLGIDCKEISLEEPVLLSEEICGELAKICEEKQLPYRLMQSGAGHDAMNMTGFGPVGLVFIPSVDGLSHHPNEHTDFDDIMLGIDVLEEAVLCYAKVSSSSLEVGGQL; from the coding sequence ATGGATAAACGGAAACGATATGAAACACTGCTCGCGAAAATTAACCAGTATAATTCAGGGCAAAAGGGTATCACCAGGATTGCCTATTCAAATGAAGAACAGGCTTGTACACATGCTTTGATGAGAATGTGCAAGGACGCAAGGATGTCTGTCAAATTGGACAATGCCGGCAATCTGATTGCGCGTAGGGATGGAAAAAATAACACACTGCCGCCTGTCGTTATTGGTTCCCATATAGACTCGGTTTACGACGGAGGCAAGTATGATGGCGTTGTCGGAGTCGCGGCGGGACTGGAAATCATCAACCGGCTTAATGACCGGGGAATCACAACTGAACATCCGATTGAATTAATTTCGTTCGCCTGTGAGGAGTCAGCGAGATTTGGTGTTGCGACTCTCGGAAGCAAAGCAATGGCTGGCCGCATAGACAAAGGCAAATACCGGACTCTAAAGGACCGTGACGGGATTACAATTGAAAAAGCATTTTCCCTTTGCGCCCTTGACTTTGACAGCATCAATGAAGCACACAGGGAAAAGGAGAATTTTAAAGCATTCTTTGAAATGCATATAGAACAGGGGCCTGTCCTTGAAACCGAACAAAAGAAAATTGGGATTGTAACAGGTATTGCTGCTCCAGCCAGATTTATTGTGACTATTTCGGGAAAAGCTTCTCACTCGGGCACGACTCCAATGGATATGAGGCAAGATGCACTTCTAGGTGCTGCTGAAATCGCACTTGAGCTGGAGAAGGCCGCAAAAAAGGAAGCAGACTTTGGGACTGTTGCAACAGTCGGGGTGTTGGCTGTCCATCCAGGAGCGATGAATGTTATCCCGGGAGAAGTCGAAATGAAAATTGATATCCGATCTTCCTCATTAGAGTCCAGGCATCGGGTGCTGGATCGTTTACACGAAACCCTGGCCACGGTACAAAAGGAAAGGCAGCTTGGTATAGATTGCAAAGAAATTAGTCTTGAGGAACCTGTCCTTTTGTCTGAAGAAATATGCGGGGAACTTGCAAAGATATGTGAAGAAAAACAGCTTCCTTATCGGTTGATGCAAAGCGGAGCGGGGCATGATGCCATGAACATGACTGGTTTCGGGCCGGTTGGCCTTGTTTTTATTCCATCAGTTGATGGTCTTAGCCACCATCCGAATGAGCATACTGACTTTGATGACATCATGCTTGGGATCGATGTTCTTGAGGAAGCGGTGCTCTGTTACGCAAAAGTATCATCCTCTTCACTTGAAGTTGGAGGCCAGCTATGA
- a CDS encoding MFS transporter has protein sequence METAVQKNIETEPGKITGYQWKTLWASTIGYAMDGLDMMILAFTMPLIIAYFGINAAQAGSVSTITLLGSVLGGIVFGILADKYGRVRVFTWTILIFSVFTGLCALSPNLETLAVFRFLAGLGLGGEFGIGMTLVSEAWHKKYRARATAVVATGFQFGIVLATLAVLFISPKFGWQGVFVAGVLPAILAFWSRRNLEEPEVWTKMKNENKNNVSVGHLFSSAKTTKITLGLIVATSVQNFGFYGIMTWMPTMLATEMGVTFNKTTWWTVITITGMIIGIMVFGYLADRIGRRPSYLIFLVASAIIVWIYFQQSSMAVLLALGGILGFFVNGMMGGFGALLAEHYPTEARSSAENIIFNIGRAVAGFAPFIIGYISLNHSLSYALSLISGIYVLSALAFIFLIPETRGKELT, from the coding sequence ATGGAGACAGCTGTTCAAAAGAATATTGAAACTGAACCGGGTAAGATTACTGGCTATCAGTGGAAAACGCTCTGGGCTTCGACGATTGGTTATGCAATGGATGGTCTGGATATGATGATACTTGCATTCACGATGCCGCTTATTATTGCTTATTTTGGAATCAATGCTGCACAGGCGGGCAGTGTTTCTACGATCACACTGCTTGGTTCTGTGCTTGGCGGAATTGTCTTTGGTATCTTAGCAGATAAATATGGACGCGTCCGCGTGTTTACCTGGACTATTTTAATTTTTTCAGTGTTCACCGGCTTATGTGCTCTGTCCCCAAATCTTGAAACATTGGCTGTTTTCAGGTTCCTTGCCGGACTTGGACTCGGCGGTGAGTTCGGGATCGGAATGACTCTTGTCAGTGAAGCATGGCACAAGAAGTATCGAGCCAGGGCTACGGCAGTTGTTGCAACCGGGTTCCAGTTTGGTATCGTCCTTGCAACATTGGCTGTCCTTTTCATTTCCCCTAAATTCGGCTGGCAGGGAGTATTTGTGGCAGGAGTGCTCCCGGCAATCCTGGCATTCTGGTCCCGCCGTAACCTCGAAGAACCGGAAGTTTGGACAAAAATGAAAAATGAAAACAAAAATAATGTTTCCGTCGGACATTTGTTTTCATCAGCCAAAACAACAAAAATTACTCTCGGCTTAATCGTTGCTACCAGTGTCCAAAACTTCGGTTTTTATGGAATTATGACCTGGATGCCTACCATGCTCGCAACTGAAATGGGTGTAACGTTCAACAAAACCACATGGTGGACGGTTATTACGATTACGGGAATGATCATTGGAATAATGGTGTTCGGCTACTTGGCTGACAGAATTGGCCGCAGGCCTTCGTATCTGATATTCCTGGTGGCTTCGGCAATCATTGTCTGGATTTATTTCCAGCAATCGTCAATGGCTGTCCTCTTGGCACTTGGCGGAATCCTTGGATTTTTCGTAAATGGAATGATGGGCGGTTTTGGTGCCTTGCTTGCTGAACATTATCCGACCGAAGCCAGATCGTCAGCTGAGAATATCATCTTTAATATCGGCAGAGCTGTGGCGGGCTTTGCACCATTCATTATCGGATATATCTCTTTGAATCATTCATTAAGCTATGCCCTTAGTCTAATTTCGGGAATCTATGTTTTATCTGCACTCGCATTTATATTTTTAATTCCGGAAACAAGAGGAAAGGAACTTACTTAA
- a CDS encoding dihydroorotate dehydrogenase electron transfer subunit, producing MKLTKAEILSNDYVSRRYCHMKIRIPDWTVADVKPGQFFHIRTTDDYSPLLRRPFSIYRINNRDNILEFLYLVKGAGTKKLAERKPGELLDILGPLGNTFTLGAGSKGLLLIARGVGIATLSALAYKAGETGIPCYSILSARSREDILVEKELNKAGVITFVVHDGNGSSDPAAVRTLAEEIIRTRQIDAVYTCGSKRLALLTRELAERYMLFSEIALEENMGCAMGACFACVCDIKEGDEIRTIRLCQDGPVLPLKKVVFS from the coding sequence ATGAAGCTTACTAAGGCAGAAATACTATCGAATGATTATGTTAGCCGCCGTTATTGCCATATGAAAATCAGAATTCCTGACTGGACAGTAGCTGATGTTAAACCAGGACAATTTTTTCATATAAGGACAACGGATGATTATTCTCCGCTGCTGAGGAGGCCATTTAGCATCTACCGAATTAATAACAGGGATAACATATTGGAATTTCTTTATTTGGTTAAAGGTGCGGGGACGAAAAAATTGGCTGAGAGGAAACCTGGCGAGCTCCTGGACATTCTTGGGCCGCTCGGAAATACGTTTACACTCGGAGCCGGGAGCAAAGGCCTGCTGCTGATTGCAAGAGGTGTCGGGATTGCGACTCTTTCAGCACTTGCCTATAAGGCAGGTGAAACGGGGATTCCATGCTATTCAATTCTAAGTGCCCGATCCCGGGAAGATATTTTAGTAGAGAAAGAGCTTAATAAAGCTGGGGTTATTACGTTTGTTGTTCATGACGGGAACGGTTCCAGCGATCCGGCAGCCGTGAGGACGCTTGCCGAAGAAATCATTCGTACCCGGCAAATCGATGCTGTTTATACTTGTGGTTCCAAAAGGCTGGCCCTGTTAACGAGGGAGCTTGCTGAGCGATATATGTTATTTTCGGAAATTGCTCTTGAAGAAAATATGGGCTGTGCGATGGGTGCTTGCTTTGCCTGTGTTTGTGATATTAAAGAAGGCGATGAAATTCGGACGATCCGCCTTTGCCAGGATGGTCCGGTACTGCCACTGAAAAAGGTGGTGTTCTCATGA
- a CDS encoding CapA family protein yields the protein MSEPIKVAVTGDSFITQRLPRDEENLNNIKEFLLDCHVRFTNFEVVLHNFDQAPSATSGGTWAAARPNVLKDLKWLGFNLLACANNHSLDWLHGGLLSTIQALEKDDWVFAGIGRNLAEAGQPKYLETKNGRVALISVTSSFDQWHKAGEQRPDVPGRPGVNPLGHKQVHRISSETMQNLKQIDASTDVNAARNLNVSEGFWKDHSGSYQFGNLLFEEGEPGTETFMDQEDAKRIAKAIKEAARQADIVFVSLHAHEMKGTNKDKPAGFLKEFSRFCIDEGAHAIIGHGPHILRGIEIYRNRPIFYSLGDFIFQNDTVEKQPAEFYQLYDLDSRHTTADGMDARSKKGTRGLAANRKVFESVIASFSIEEDLITGIELLPITLGFEKSRAGKGRPSFANEVDGERILNELAELSSEFGTTIQIESGKGYIAIASG from the coding sequence ATGAGTGAACCAATAAAAGTAGCTGTTACGGGAGATTCCTTCATTACCCAGAGGCTGCCGAGAGACGAAGAAAATTTAAACAACATAAAGGAATTTCTTTTGGACTGTCACGTCAGGTTTACGAATTTTGAAGTCGTACTGCACAATTTTGACCAGGCACCGTCAGCAACAAGCGGAGGTACGTGGGCAGCAGCCAGGCCGAACGTTTTAAAAGACCTCAAATGGTTGGGGTTCAATTTGCTGGCCTGTGCTAACAACCATAGTCTTGATTGGCTGCACGGCGGATTGCTTTCAACAATTCAGGCGCTTGAAAAAGATGATTGGGTATTCGCAGGAATTGGAAGGAATTTGGCTGAAGCAGGGCAGCCAAAATACCTCGAAACAAAAAACGGAAGGGTTGCGCTGATTTCAGTAACATCTTCTTTTGACCAATGGCACAAGGCAGGGGAGCAGAGGCCAGATGTACCTGGAAGGCCGGGTGTGAATCCGCTCGGACATAAACAAGTACACAGAATTAGCAGCGAAACCATGCAGAATCTAAAACAAATCGATGCCAGCACTGATGTGAATGCTGCAAGGAATTTGAATGTTAGTGAAGGATTCTGGAAAGACCACAGCGGATCCTATCAATTTGGGAATCTTCTTTTTGAAGAAGGTGAGCCGGGGACCGAAACCTTTATGGACCAGGAAGACGCGAAAAGGATTGCTAAGGCAATCAAGGAGGCAGCCAGGCAAGCGGATATCGTGTTTGTCAGTCTCCATGCCCATGAAATGAAAGGGACCAATAAGGATAAACCGGCTGGTTTTTTAAAGGAATTCAGCAGGTTTTGCATAGACGAAGGAGCTCACGCTATCATCGGTCACGGGCCTCATATTTTGCGGGGAATAGAGATTTATCGGAACAGGCCGATTTTTTACAGCTTGGGGGATTTTATTTTTCAAAATGATACTGTAGAAAAGCAGCCTGCTGAATTTTATCAGCTGTACGATCTTGATTCCCGCCATACGACGGCTGACGGGATGGATGCCCGCAGCAAGAAAGGAACGAGGGGTCTTGCTGCCAATCGAAAGGTGTTTGAATCAGTTATTGCTTCTTTTTCAATAGAAGAGGATTTAATTACAGGGATAGAACTCTTGCCCATCACTCTTGGTTTTGAAAAAAGCAGAGCTGGAAAAGGGAGGCCGTCATTTGCAAACGAAGTGGATGGCGAACGGATTTTGAATGAACTTGCTGAGCTTTCTTCGGAGTTTGGTACAACGATACAGATTGAAAGTGGCAAAGGATATATTGCGATAGCCTCTGGCTAA